In the Gymnodinialimonas sp. 202GB13-11 genome, one interval contains:
- a CDS encoding response regulator has product MANVLVMEDDALQRSHVTSILEQDGHDVASYSNATDAVSAAMAERFDLIITDIIVQVEGRSQPDGGISLIGKVRRFMGGDATSANVPIIAVTGTYKNPGMADILTTARAIGATDELKKPINEADLLSMVSSMLDPKAQAPCSS; this is encoded by the coding sequence ATGGCGAATGTACTCGTGATGGAAGATGATGCGCTTCAAAGGTCGCACGTGACCAGCATACTTGAGCAGGACGGCCACGATGTTGCGAGCTATTCCAACGCGACGGACGCAGTCAGCGCCGCGATGGCCGAACGCTTTGACCTTATCATCACGGACATCATTGTGCAGGTAGAAGGCCGCAGCCAGCCGGATGGTGGCATCAGCCTTATTGGCAAAGTACGCCGTTTTATGGGGGGCGATGCGACATCGGCCAATGTTCCGATTATTGCAGTCACGGGGACCTACAAGAACCCCGGTATGGCCGATATTCTGACCACGGCGCGCGCCATTGGGGCCACTGATGAGTTGAAAAAGCCGATCAACGAAGCGGATTTGCTTTCGATGGTCAGCTCAATGCTCGATCCAAAAGCTCAGGCGCCGTGCAGCAGCTGA
- a CDS encoding FkbM family methyltransferase, with protein MTALRRSFDIYYRDAARTKRMDRLNAQFVQDGDLAFDIGAHVGDRTGSFLRLGARVVALEPQPRVHRALRLIYGRNPKATLLQSAIGATPGTIPFHVNSANPTVSTASTALVAAAPTAATWSDQRWDTTTDVPITTLDDLIEEHGTPVFIKIDVEGFELEALKGLTHSVRALSFEFTTLQREIAAACLERLAELGLYRFNLSLGEDHVLRPEWLSATQMNDLLSALPEAVNSGDIFAVQRDNTAR; from the coding sequence ATGACAGCCCTTCGCCGCTCCTTCGATATCTACTACCGGGACGCCGCCCGTACGAAGCGGATGGACAGGCTGAATGCTCAGTTTGTCCAAGATGGCGATCTTGCCTTCGACATTGGCGCCCATGTCGGTGACCGCACCGGCAGCTTTCTGCGACTTGGCGCGCGCGTCGTTGCCCTCGAACCCCAGCCGCGCGTGCATCGGGCCTTGCGGCTGATCTACGGTCGCAATCCGAAAGCAACCTTGCTGCAATCAGCCATAGGTGCCACGCCCGGAACGATCCCGTTTCACGTCAATTCCGCTAATCCAACAGTCTCCACCGCCTCCACCGCTTTGGTAGCCGCCGCGCCTACAGCAGCGACCTGGAGCGACCAACGGTGGGACACGACAACTGACGTGCCCATAACAACGCTGGACGACCTAATTGAGGAGCACGGCACGCCCGTTTTCATCAAGATCGACGTTGAAGGGTTCGAGCTTGAGGCGCTGAAGGGCCTGACCCACTCCGTTCGCGCCCTGTCGTTTGAATTCACCACACTGCAACGCGAAATCGCGGCCGCCTGTCTTGAGCGTTTAGCCGAACTGGGCCTTTACCGCTTCAACCTCAGCCTCGGGGAAGACCATGTCCTGCGGCCCGAGTGGTTAAGCGCAACGCAGATGAACGACCTGTTGTCCGCCTTGCCCGAAGCCGTCAATTCCGGCGATATCTTTGCGGTACAGCGCGACAACACTGCGCGGTAG
- a CDS encoding AbrB family transcriptional regulator has protein sequence MLILARTYLISALGVGAFYLLSLPLPFLLGPITACLIAALAGLDLRGQPVVNDAMRAILGVAVGATLTLPVVLSMGAMWPTLAMIPLMIAAIGAVGIPYFVRLWGFDFATSYYSAMPGGLQDMLVFGEEAGGDVRALSLIHATRVLVIVMLLPFVLSLGWEVDLTNPPGAPASSIAPAQLLLMVAAGLVGWQGAKRIGLFGASILGPLIVAALLAITGLLQSRPPAEAIFAAQFFIGMVVGTKYSGVTGHEVRRDVAAALGFCVIILLLALAFAELAVFWDLAPHLEALLAFAPGGQAEMTVLALVVGADVAFVVAHHLLRIIAVILGAPIAARIFDRR, from the coding sequence TTGCTGATCCTCGCGCGCACTTACCTCATTTCGGCCCTTGGCGTCGGCGCATTCTATCTGCTGTCTTTGCCTTTGCCGTTTCTGCTTGGCCCGATCACGGCATGTTTGATCGCCGCATTGGCGGGCCTCGATCTGCGCGGCCAACCGGTCGTGAACGATGCGATGCGGGCCATTCTGGGTGTCGCTGTCGGAGCCACGCTGACGCTTCCGGTTGTGTTGTCGATGGGCGCGATGTGGCCCACACTGGCCATGATCCCATTGATGATTGCCGCCATCGGCGCGGTCGGCATCCCCTATTTTGTGCGGCTTTGGGGCTTTGACTTTGCCACCAGCTACTACTCCGCCATGCCCGGTGGCCTGCAGGACATGCTGGTTTTCGGAGAGGAAGCAGGCGGCGATGTCCGTGCGCTGTCGCTGATCCATGCCACACGGGTTTTGGTCATCGTCATGCTCCTGCCCTTCGTGCTTAGCCTCGGGTGGGAGGTTGACCTGACCAATCCACCCGGCGCGCCCGCTAGCTCCATCGCCCCCGCGCAACTGTTACTGATGGTCGCCGCAGGTTTGGTTGGTTGGCAAGGCGCGAAGCGGATTGGGTTGTTCGGTGCCTCGATCCTCGGCCCCCTGATCGTCGCCGCCCTGCTCGCGATAACGGGCCTCCTGCAATCCCGCCCCCCGGCAGAGGCTATCTTTGCCGCGCAGTTCTTCATCGGCATGGTCGTGGGCACAAAGTATTCCGGTGTAACAGGCCACGAGGTGCGCCGCGACGTGGCCGCTGCGCTCGGCTTTTGCGTTATCATCCTGCTGCTCGCCCTGGCCTTCGCCGAACTTGCCGTGTTTTGGGATCTTGCCCCGCATCTTGAGGCTCTTCTGGCCTTCGCACCCGGTGGTCAGGCCGAGATGACGGTTCTTGCGCTGGTCGTTGGCGCAGATGTGGCCTTTGTCGTCGCACACCACCTTCTTCGCATCATCGCCGTTATCCTCGGCGCGCCCATCGCAGCCCGTATCTTTGATCGCCGCTAG
- a CDS encoding ABC transporter ATP-binding protein, which translates to MSVEIICKGLAKTYPGGVEAVRPLDLSLAAGQTTALVGPSGCGKSTLLRMIAGLEDPSAGTLTIGGAPAADTLARAGLAVAFQDPSLLPWRTVRQNIELALDLARKPRKAAEIDQLIHLVGLDGFADTRPGALSGGMRQRAAIARALSTNPDLLLLDEPFGAVDELTRAQLAADLPGIWEARGTTTLLVTHSVTEAVTLSDRILILSPRPAQVVADLPIDLPRPRPSNLKALPAFQSHVEATFAALSRGVADTLPKAAQ; encoded by the coding sequence GTGTCGGTTGAGATCATCTGCAAAGGTCTGGCCAAGACCTATCCCGGCGGGGTCGAGGCGGTGCGCCCGCTTGACCTATCGTTAGCGGCTGGCCAGACCACGGCACTGGTCGGGCCCTCGGGCTGTGGCAAGTCTACGCTGTTGCGGATGATTGCGGGGCTGGAGGATCCCTCCGCCGGCACACTGACCATCGGTGGTGCACCCGCCGCCGATACGCTTGCCCGAGCAGGCCTTGCCGTCGCCTTTCAGGACCCCTCACTCCTGCCTTGGCGCACGGTTCGGCAGAACATCGAACTGGCTCTCGACCTCGCTCGAAAGCCGCGAAAAGCGGCTGAGATCGACCAGCTGATCCACCTTGTCGGCCTCGACGGGTTTGCCGACACGCGCCCCGGTGCCCTGTCCGGCGGAATGCGCCAGCGCGCTGCAATTGCGCGCGCGCTTTCCACCAACCCCGACCTGCTGCTGCTGGATGAGCCATTCGGAGCGGTCGATGAACTGACCCGCGCGCAACTGGCCGCCGACTTGCCCGGCATTTGGGAGGCGCGGGGCACCACGACCCTGCTCGTGACCCATTCCGTGACCGAGGCCGTAACTCTGTCGGATCGCATCCTCATCCTGTCGCCGCGTCCCGCGCAGGTAGTCGCTGACTTGCCTATCGACCTGCCCCGACCGCGCCCCTCGAACCTAAAGGCCCTGCCCGCCTTCCAATCCCATGTCGAAGCGACCTTCGCGGCGTTGAGCCGGGGTGTGGCGGATACCCTGCCTAAAGCCGCCCAATGA
- a CDS encoding ABC transporter permease produces the protein MIRAVAGPMLALIAWEALAHLFASAFVLAAPSAILLYLIDNAGLMARALGVTLTNAAAGFLIGNVAAILLAGIAIAVPRTEAMIRALALVVFCLPLVATGPVLRILFGPGIGPQITLAALAVYYTTLIPLLVGLRAVPSDWLDLVRSYGRGRMTALLRVRAMASFPYLVAGLQIAAPAAFLGAMVGEFTGAERGMGVLTIRAMRDLNIEMTWALATLATAVAVAAYLAIGFAARAILTEEPPVILAAPATRRRSPLVAFTMIALSTILVLALWWGGLDALNLSSFFAKRPDDLIDALFLAPDAAQTRASLGGALAETLVFLFPGYLAGLLAGAGLAMALILLPSLANTALPLAIALRSVPIITTAPLVVLILGRGAIGTVTLIAIMVFFPTFIACLHGLRQAPGRATDVMRSYAASPTAILRHVRIPAMLPAFFAAARINVPASILAVTVVEWLATGNGLGALMALSASLSDYDMLWSAVVLTTLLSVVGYGLIGLIERQTLKVYAPEQLA, from the coding sequence ATGATCCGCGCCGTCGCTGGCCCAATGCTTGCCCTGATCGCTTGGGAGGCGCTCGCCCACCTTTTCGCCAGTGCCTTTGTCCTCGCTGCACCCTCCGCAATCCTGCTTTATTTGATCGACAATGCAGGTCTCATGGCCCGCGCGCTTGGCGTGACGCTGACCAATGCGGCCGCAGGCTTTCTGATCGGCAATGTCGCGGCCATCTTGCTTGCAGGTATCGCCATTGCCGTACCGCGAACCGAAGCGATGATCCGCGCCCTCGCGCTTGTTGTCTTCTGCCTGCCGCTTGTCGCCACAGGCCCGGTCCTGCGCATACTCTTCGGCCCCGGCATCGGCCCGCAAATCACGCTGGCCGCACTGGCGGTCTACTACACCACGCTGATCCCCCTCCTCGTGGGTCTGCGCGCGGTTCCCTCCGATTGGCTCGACCTTGTGCGCAGCTATGGGCGTGGCCGTATGACGGCGCTGTTGCGGGTCCGCGCCATGGCCTCGTTCCCCTATCTGGTTGCGGGTTTGCAGATCGCAGCGCCTGCTGCATTTTTAGGGGCCATGGTGGGGGAATTCACTGGGGCCGAGCGTGGTATGGGCGTGCTCACTATCCGTGCCATGCGAGATCTCAATATCGAGATGACTTGGGCTTTGGCCACGCTAGCCACTGCCGTCGCCGTCGCCGCATATCTGGCGATTGGATTCGCCGCACGTGCTATCCTGACGGAGGAGCCGCCCGTTATCCTTGCAGCGCCCGCCACGAGGCGACGCAGCCCGCTCGTCGCGTTTACCATGATTGCGCTAAGTACCATCTTGGTCCTTGCGCTTTGGTGGGGCGGCTTAGACGCCCTGAATCTGTCATCCTTCTTCGCCAAACGCCCGGACGACCTGATCGACGCCCTGTTCCTTGCCCCCGACGCGGCCCAAACCCGCGCATCTCTTGGCGGCGCCCTAGCCGAAACCCTCGTCTTCCTGTTCCCCGGCTACCTTGCGGGTCTGCTAGCCGGTGCGGGCCTTGCCATGGCTCTCATCCTCTTGCCGAGTCTTGCCAACACCGCCCTGCCGCTTGCCATTGCCCTGCGCTCGGTGCCGATCATCACGACCGCGCCGCTTGTGGTGCTGATCCTCGGGCGCGGGGCAATTGGCACCGTGACACTCATCGCAATCATGGTCTTCTTCCCCACCTTCATCGCTTGCCTGCACGGCTTGCGCCAAGCACCGGGCCGGGCCACGGACGTCATGCGCTCCTACGCCGCCTCGCCCACCGCGATCTTGCGCCATGTCCGCATTCCCGCAATGTTGCCCGCTTTCTTCGCCGCCGCCCGCATCAACGTGCCCGCCTCCATCCTTGCAGTCACGGTTGTCGAGTGGTTGGCCACCGGGAACGGCCTTGGCGCGCTCATGGCGTTGTCTGCGTCTTTATCCGACTACGACATGCTGTGGAGTGCAGTTGTTCTCACCACGCTCCTCTCGGTGGTCGGCTACGGCCTGATTGGCCTTATTGAACGCCAAACCCTGAAGGTTTACGCGCCGGAGCAATTGGCATGA
- a CDS encoding glycosyltransferase family 4 protein yields the protein MRSAAFAIPGDITTLTGGYIYERRLLEGLRGRGHDVQHIELGDTFPTPTDDHMACAIGALTALPPERALILDGLVYGSIDTAGLAQIRTPIVAMIHHPLALETGLDTATKAHLYKTERDNLALASHVLVPSPHTAQILTSDYAVPLEKITIAQPGTMRPPLPRMPTHPPLILSVGILHPRKGHDVLLAALSRLAHLDWRAAIVGSLHDPVYAEGLTEQLHALGLSDRVDLMGRVAQSELDQLYAEATLFTLATRYEGYGIVFDEALVRGLPIVTCATGAVPQTVPEEAGLLVAPDDASALSRAMETLLTDTKKRETMAKAALRAGNALPTWEDTARKASNVLERL from the coding sequence ATGAGATCTGCGGCCTTCGCCATCCCCGGAGACATCACGACGTTGACCGGCGGATATATTTACGAACGCCGCCTGTTGGAGGGGCTGCGCGGGCGCGGCCATGACGTGCAGCATATCGAATTGGGCGACACGTTCCCCACGCCGACCGACGACCACATGGCCTGTGCCATTGGCGCACTGACCGCCCTGCCACCTGAACGTGCACTGATACTCGACGGGCTAGTCTACGGCTCCATCGACACCGCGGGCCTCGCTCAGATCCGTACGCCCATCGTCGCCATGATCCACCATCCGCTCGCGTTGGAAACCGGCCTCGACACGGCAACTAAAGCCCATCTCTACAAGACCGAACGCGATAACCTTGCCCTCGCGTCGCATGTCCTTGTTCCCAGCCCGCACACGGCGCAGATTCTGACAAGCGACTACGCCGTCCCACTCGAAAAGATCACCATCGCGCAACCCGGTACAATGCGGCCGCCCCTTCCCCGTATGCCAACACACCCGCCCCTGATCCTGTCCGTTGGCATCCTGCACCCGCGCAAGGGCCACGATGTGTTGCTTGCGGCGCTGTCGCGGCTCGCGCACCTGGATTGGCGGGCCGCAATCGTAGGCTCCCTGCACGATCCGGTTTATGCGGAGGGCCTGACAGAACAACTCCACGCCCTTGGCCTTAGCGACCGCGTGGACCTCATGGGTCGCGTTGCCCAATCTGAGCTCGATCAACTCTATGCCGAGGCCACGCTTTTTACCCTCGCAACCCGTTACGAAGGATACGGCATCGTTTTTGATGAGGCATTGGTTCGTGGCCTCCCCATAGTCACCTGCGCGACCGGCGCTGTTCCACAGACCGTGCCAGAGGAGGCGGGTCTGCTCGTCGCGCCCGATGACGCCTCTGCGCTCAGCCGCGCCATGGAAACTCTGCTGACTGACACCAAAAAACGCGAAACGATGGCCAAAGCGGCGCTCCGTGCAGGCAATGCGTTGCCAACATGGGAAGACACGGCACGTAAAGCCAGCAATGTCCTCGAACGCCTATGA
- a CDS encoding YbhN family protein: MGRAYPKWLNTVLQLLTLAALAYLLSRTVDWSEAWTLLSGAHLLPLLAAALLLTAQTVLSAMRWRLTAARLGISLPMGFAVREYYLSQVVNQSLPGGVLGDAGRAVRARSQAGLLASGQSVLFERIAGQIGLLIILASGLLLNALSPSGLHWPLGVTTAIGGAFVLGLIILLVALTMRRTAIGRGLARFHHAVLAAPVLSKQANLSIGTAALNISAFSLCATAIGAPLPLLHATALVPMILFAMVLPLSISGWGLREGAAALLFPIAGLSSTAGLAASVAFGLTYLAVTLPGLLMVRRAPNLAADHNSEAKP; this comes from the coding sequence ATGGGCCGCGCTTATCCCAAATGGCTCAATACGGTGCTGCAACTGCTCACCTTGGCCGCGCTGGCTTACCTCCTTTCCCGCACTGTAGATTGGTCGGAGGCATGGACGCTCCTGAGCGGTGCACACCTCTTGCCCCTCCTCGCAGCGGCCCTCCTGTTAACCGCGCAAACCGTGCTTTCGGCCATGCGTTGGCGGCTCACAGCAGCGCGTTTGGGGATCAGCCTGCCGATGGGGTTTGCCGTTCGCGAGTACTACCTAAGCCAAGTTGTAAACCAGTCCCTGCCCGGCGGTGTGCTAGGCGATGCTGGCCGTGCCGTTCGCGCCCGCAGCCAAGCGGGGCTACTGGCTTCGGGTCAATCCGTTCTATTTGAGCGCATCGCGGGGCAGATCGGCCTCTTGATCATCCTCGCGAGCGGCCTTCTTCTGAACGCGCTCAGCCCTTCTGGCTTACATTGGCCATTAGGCGTAACGACCGCCATTGGCGGCGCATTCGTGCTCGGGCTGATAATCCTGCTCGTTGCTCTCACCATGCGCCGAACTGCCATTGGTCGCGGACTAGCCCGGTTTCACCACGCGGTTCTGGCCGCACCCGTACTTTCCAAGCAAGCCAATCTGAGCATCGGCACCGCAGCACTCAACATCAGCGCCTTTTCCCTTTGCGCCACAGCCATCGGCGCGCCACTCCCTCTTCTTCATGCCACTGCCCTTGTCCCCATGATCCTTTTTGCGATGGTCTTGCCCCTGTCCATCAGCGGCTGGGGCCTTCGTGAGGGGGCCGCAGCACTCCTCTTTCCCATCGCGGGTCTTTCGTCGACCGCCGGACTTGCGGCCTCTGTCGCGTTTGGCCTGACCTATCTTGCCGTGACCCTGCCCGGCCTGTTGATGGTGCGCCGCGCGCCAAATCTCGCCGCTGATCACAATTCCGAGGCCAAGCCTTGA
- a CDS encoding ABC transporter substrate-binding protein: MKPSTGLSRRSLLATGAGALGAASLGLSPRRLHAQTAVNFQLSWLHSTQFAGSYIAQDRGLWAERGLAVSLQPGGPNAPVEPPVVSGTALMGISAADYTAAAVSEGAPFKIIGVAMQNNPFAIASLSANPVNQPSDMEGMRIGMALANTPVLQALCTINDVDFDAIEIVPTQYSPQPLVAGEVDCLLCWATDLPVAMTVQGVDNTTMLMADHGYAVHSQTYIVTEDSLANRRNEIVALMAGEVAGWAAYREDTVAATDLTLAMFPDAGLDRETQLLQAERQVPLMFSDLTDANGFGWWTDQTVAANIETLGLLGREVTSDLWDRSILEEVHGV; this comes from the coding sequence ATGAAACCATCCACCGGTCTCTCCCGTCGCTCTCTTCTGGCCACCGGCGCAGGCGCGCTCGGCGCTGCATCTCTTGGCCTCTCGCCACGCCGCTTGCACGCTCAAACAGCCGTGAACTTCCAACTGTCCTGGCTCCACTCGACGCAATTCGCAGGCTCCTATATCGCACAGGATCGTGGTCTCTGGGCTGAGCGCGGTCTCGCCGTCTCCCTCCAGCCCGGCGGCCCCAATGCGCCCGTGGAGCCGCCCGTCGTCTCTGGCACCGCGCTCATGGGCATCTCGGCGGCTGACTATACCGCCGCCGCCGTATCGGAAGGCGCACCGTTCAAGATTATTGGCGTGGCAATGCAGAACAACCCCTTCGCCATCGCCTCGCTCAGCGCCAATCCCGTGAACCAACCCTCTGACATGGAAGGGATGCGCATCGGCATGGCGCTGGCCAACACCCCCGTTCTGCAAGCCCTCTGCACAATCAACGACGTTGATTTCGATGCCATCGAGATTGTGCCGACGCAATACTCGCCCCAGCCCCTCGTCGCGGGTGAGGTAGATTGCCTGCTCTGTTGGGCAACTGACCTGCCGGTTGCCATGACTGTTCAGGGCGTCGACAACACCACCATGCTGATGGCCGACCACGGATACGCTGTTCATTCGCAGACCTACATCGTGACCGAAGACAGCCTCGCCAACCGCCGCAACGAGATCGTGGCCCTGATGGCGGGCGAAGTGGCCGGATGGGCCGCCTACCGCGAAGACACCGTCGCCGCCACTGACCTGACGCTGGCCATGTTCCCCGATGCGGGCCTCGACCGCGAAACGCAGCTTTTGCAGGCCGAACGGCAGGTGCCGCTGATGTTCTCGGATCTGACCGATGCCAATGGCTTCGGCTGGTGGACCGATCAGACCGTTGCCGCCAACATCGAAACCCTTGGCCTTCTGGGGCGCGAGGTCACATCCGACCTCTGGGATCGTTCGATCCTGGAAGAGGTCCACGGCGTCTGA
- a CDS encoding alpha/beta fold hydrolase, with amino-acid sequence MQSPLLLLPGMMCDARLFQPQFTAFSATRPVMTAPLSGASTIPELAAHIFGAAPERFALAGLSMGGIVAMEMARQAPERIERIALLDTNPLAEPPDRAAAREPQIADVRAGGLRRVMRDEMKPNYLADGPNQGAILDLCMAMAETLGPAVFESQSRALQIRPDQSDTLRGLNIPALVLCGAEDSLCPLERHTLMRDLLPDATLEVIEGAGHLPTLEQPDATNAALLRWLER; translated from the coding sequence ATGCAATCTCCTCTTCTTCTTCTGCCCGGAATGATGTGCGACGCACGGCTGTTTCAACCGCAATTCACCGCTTTTTCGGCCACGCGACCGGTCATGACGGCGCCTTTGAGCGGTGCCAGCACAATACCCGAACTTGCGGCGCACATCTTTGGCGCTGCGCCGGAACGCTTTGCACTGGCTGGTTTGTCGATGGGCGGCATCGTCGCCATGGAAATGGCACGCCAAGCCCCCGAGCGGATCGAGCGGATCGCGCTCTTGGACACCAATCCGCTGGCAGAACCGCCAGATCGCGCCGCCGCCCGAGAACCGCAGATCGCAGATGTCCGAGCCGGCGGATTACGGCGCGTGATGCGGGATGAGATGAAGCCCAACTATCTGGCGGACGGCCCCAATCAAGGCGCGATCCTTGATCTGTGCATGGCTATGGCGGAAACGCTGGGACCTGCGGTTTTTGAAAGCCAATCCCGGGCGCTTCAAATCCGGCCTGATCAATCCGACACGCTGCGCGGCCTCAACATTCCCGCTCTTGTGCTATGCGGGGCCGAGGACTCGCTTTGCCCGCTAGAAAGGCACACGCTGATGCGTGATCTGTTGCCCGATGCCACGCTTGAGGTCATCGAAGGGGCCGGACATCTGCCGACGCTTGAGCAGCCAGACGCCACCAACGCAGCCCTGTTGCGGTGGCTTGAACGTTAG
- a CDS encoding sulfatase — protein MTMTRLLLAALVLHLVLIQPNHPAALSWQALFLFPLEFPVILFALMALGQTAASRIVRMVLTAVLTGLVALKAADFVSFTALSRGFNPVTDLSLIDAFIRLLTGSVGVPVTLLIGVASLALILLIAWLIWWATGIWARLALPRIARLAAIPLTLLSAGVATAEIGQALNQWSLPATPPGAAFTARVGVERIEMIRETRARLAAFDLAASEDPFTNTTGLFEVIDRDVLVIFIESYGRTSFDTPFYADTHRATLESAEARLSDLGLSMQSGFLTSPTQGGQSWLAHTTFANGLWVDNQISHAAALASGRSTLYHHAAANGFRTATLMPQITLDWPEADMMGFEDVLVAADTGYAGLPFNWVTMPDQFTLATLDRLLRDGSDTRRLFAQVALVSSHAPWTPVPELLPWSDISDGTEFNEMAQAGDPPEVVWRDHDRVRAQYRLAVDYSLQVVFNYAALHAENPPLIIALGDHQAAGFIALDERAEVPIHVIGPEALVSRLTPLAPTLGLLPPSDAPAIGMEAARDIFLRAFQVEDVNELGN, from the coding sequence ATGACGATGACGCGGCTGCTTTTGGCGGCACTTGTGCTGCATCTTGTCCTCATCCAGCCAAATCACCCAGCCGCCCTGTCATGGCAGGCGTTGTTCCTGTTTCCGCTGGAATTTCCCGTGATCCTGTTCGCGCTGATGGCGCTTGGCCAGACCGCCGCTTCCCGAATTGTCCGCATGGTACTGACTGCTGTTCTTACCGGTCTAGTCGCTCTGAAAGCGGCCGACTTCGTCAGCTTCACCGCGTTGTCGCGGGGTTTTAACCCAGTCACCGATCTCTCATTGATCGACGCGTTCATCAGGCTGCTCACTGGGTCTGTTGGCGTCCCTGTCACTCTCCTAATCGGCGTAGCGTCACTTGCTCTTATCCTTTTAATTGCTTGGTTGATATGGTGGGCCACAGGCATTTGGGCACGCTTGGCCCTGCCACGGATTGCCCGCCTTGCTGCGATCCCTCTAACATTGCTTTCCGCTGGTGTCGCAACGGCTGAGATCGGTCAGGCGCTCAACCAATGGTCCCTGCCCGCCACTCCACCCGGTGCCGCCTTCACGGCCCGCGTCGGTGTCGAACGGATTGAGATGATCCGCGAAACCCGCGCCCGCCTCGCCGCTTTTGATCTAGCCGCCTCCGAAGATCCATTCACAAACACGACCGGCCTGTTTGAGGTCATCGACCGGGACGTTTTAGTCATTTTCATCGAAAGCTATGGCCGGACCAGTTTCGATACCCCTTTCTATGCCGACACCCATCGCGCGACGCTTGAGAGTGCGGAGGCGCGGCTGAGCGATCTTGGCCTTTCCATGCAATCAGGCTTCCTTACGTCACCCACGCAAGGCGGGCAAAGCTGGCTGGCCCATACCACGTTCGCCAACGGCCTTTGGGTGGACAACCAGATCAGCCATGCCGCCGCTTTGGCAAGTGGGCGCAGCACGCTTTATCACCATGCGGCTGCCAATGGTTTTCGCACGGCAACGCTGATGCCGCAGATTACGCTCGATTGGCCTGAGGCGGATATGATGGGGTTTGAGGATGTGCTGGTCGCCGCCGACACAGGCTATGCGGGACTGCCCTTCAACTGGGTCACGATGCCCGATCAGTTCACGCTTGCCACACTGGACCGGCTCCTGCGTGACGGGTCTGACACGCGCCGCTTGTTCGCGCAGGTCGCGCTTGTATCTTCCCACGCACCGTGGACCCCGGTCCCTGAGCTTTTGCCGTGGAGCGACATCTCAGACGGCACGGAATTCAACGAGATGGCCCAAGCCGGTGATCCGCCAGAAGTCGTCTGGCGCGATCATGACCGTGTGCGCGCTCAATATCGTTTGGCCGTCGACTATTCCTTGCAGGTTGTTTTCAACTACGCGGCCCTTCACGCCGAAAACCCACCCCTCATCATTGCACTCGGCGATCATCAGGCGGCTGGCTTCATCGCCCTAGATGAACGAGCGGAAGTGCCTATTCACGTCATCGGCCCGGAAGCTTTGGTCTCGCGCTTGACGCCGCTTGCCCCAACCCTTGGCTTGCTGCCGCCTTCTGACGCGCCTGCAATCGGTATGGAGGCAGCACGCGACATCTTCCTCCGCGCCTTCCAAGTTGAAGACGTAAACGAGTTGGGCAATTGA